The following coding sequences are from one Eucalyptus grandis isolate ANBG69807.140 chromosome 11, ASM1654582v1, whole genome shotgun sequence window:
- the LOC104427412 gene encoding uncharacterized protein LOC104427412 — protein sequence MPPPPPPAIDLRSVPNPQPERPPSGLPAAAAAVAEGPVSFGGGGGFGPRRGPGRQRPRLVKVRRRSEGRPAAVSGDEVGSVRNPFRAESDVECRVKYGSVEDTCSESAGFRNGDDATGQAGKCSFEDVGFVFGALRRNSPLDVNFSANGTTEYVGEPALDDNDAKGGRKFESAGFVFGAQQRDLEPNLGWENGNSGRDTRKSVSGNGAEGRADSALLSGNAGFSSVDNECDRESVSEREQSSDNVRQANCADGKASRSDDNAFFVFGTDPGQSTSLPRLEKGNARKEPELRENGDPGFVFGSSWFGLGLNLNTKTNESREYLENLGLNDNGRFELGTEVEPQRMEPTEALSNEGHGNGFFVFKGNTEKISSECKRQEKSSSAEMKINSDDLGNRSSDPDEQIVNLGSNNMDNNQSSSTCGAGAAGGSSTSDLQQSMQNLSIDDGRHIGGANNGNNSTDSEAAFVFRSGPCVSNSFHGNLATLMGQTKNPNFHGFSDPAESGSSFTKFEEAQFIFKKNTNIASESTGISSHKPYIFQASTIESSDMAQCSANPVNDNALPETLDDKERFSFMNTLDGSGASNGDFRVPEWDPSSFKANLCEDLKIEFNEKSRSTKYKKYKKNAKSRQPSKGNLTTEEHHGLAESNYQEMTQASDCYSPMDFSPYQEAVANEQCSRQSSSVTVDESVAFSKENAALGSSSTMPTTDGHMGSSMERLVSDEGNTKSGETVSGAEATHFKSSTDHPCSTFGAAVASAEDGSVFLKAENQATDYMKQSVFASNLDEVDHKNFAFSSSSSAQTGLLGKKRLHKKKSGAKSENCPFVIPPCPGAGDGSFSFQLPNSSGTSFPSDTKQGQEGGHRQFPEKEQNVSNSNENVIQEACEKWRIRGNQAYKNGKFSRAEEYYTKGVNSVPSGEESGCCLKPLLLCYSNRAATRMSLGRIREAIGDCIAAATIDPNFLKVQIRAANCHLILGEVENALNYFNKCLATGADICLDRRLVIEAADGLQKAQKVAECISHSTKSLEEKTSDAAERALEMLSEALSISKFSEKLLEMKAEALHMLRKYDDVVKLCEQSLKFAEKNFSALGGNLLSEMVDSDCGGNSAVRLWRFFMMAKSYFCLGRLEEALELLEKIEQTECYGDRNQDKILKSSASLSSTIRRLLKCKNAGNEAFRSRSYAEAIEHYSIALSSNIESRPFAAICFCNRAAAHQAMGQIADAIADCSLAIALDGHYAKAVSRRATLHELIRDYKQAASDVQRFISIVENQSYQKTKASGTVAEPDSRNNELRKAKKRWSLIEEEAKKGTPLDVYLILGVKQSETAADIKKAYHKAALRHHPDKAGQFLARSESGNEGLLWKEIATEVHDSADRLFKIIGEAYAVLSDPSKRTEYDLEEDIRKAHKESSVYGDYRSPSHFQSSPFERGSSRRNWQENWRTHGYSRPRW from the exons atgccgccgccgccgccgccggcgattGACCTCCGGTCAGTGCCGAACCCTCAGCCCGAGCGCCCGCCGTCCGGCCTGCccgcggcggctgcggcggtggcggagggTCCTGTGAGCTTCGGAGGCGGCGGGGGATTCGGGCCGCGGAGAGGGCCGGGGCGGCAGAGGCCGAGGCTCGTGAAGGTGAGGAGGCGCTCggaggggaggccggcggccgTGTCGGGGGATGAGGTTGGTTCCGTTCGTAATCCGTTTCGTGCGGAGTCTGATGTCGAGTGCCGAGTGAAGTACGGGAGCGTTGAGGATACGTGTTCGGAGAGTGCTGGGTTTAGAAATGGGGATGATGCGACGGGGCAGGCGGGTAAGTGCTCCTTCGAGGATGTTGGTTTTGTATTTGGTGCTCTTCGGAGAAACTCCCCGCTCGATGTGAACTTTTCAGCGAATGGCACCACTGAATATGTTGGTGAACCGGCTTTAGATGATAATGATGCGAAGGGCGGTAGGAAGTTTGAGAGCGCGGGCTTTGTGTTTGGTGCCCAGCAGAGAGATTTGGAACCGAACTTGGGGTGGGAAAATGGAAATTCTGGCAGAGACACTCGAAAGTCGGTTTCTGGAAATGGAGCCGAAGGGAGAGCAGATTCTGCGCTGTTGTCTGGAAATGCAGGATTTTCTTCTGTTGATAATGAATGCGACCGTGAATCAGTTTCTGAAAGGGAACAATCCTCTGACAATGTAAGACAAGCTAATTGTGCTGATGGAAAAGCCTCCAGGAGTGATGATAATGCATTTTTTGTGTTTGGCACTGATCCTGGCCAGTCAACATCATTGCCGAGGTTGGAGAAGGGAAACGCGAGGAAAGAGCCTGAGCTTAGGGAAAATGGGGACCCAGGCTTTGTTTTTGGCTCCAGTTGGTTTGGTCTGGGATTGAACCTGAATACCAAAACAAACGAATCCAGGGAATATCTTGAAAATCTGGGACTCAATGATAATGGTCGTTTTGAATTAGGGACTGAAGTAGAGCCCCAGAGGATGGAACCCACTGAAGCTCTATCCAATGAGGGTCATGGGAATGGCTTCTTTGTATTCAAAGGTAATACTGAAAAAATTTCTAGTGAATGTAAAAGACAGGAAAAGAGTAGCAGTGCAGAGATGAAAATTAATAGTGACGATTTAGGAAATAGGAGCAGTGATCCAGATGAACAAATTGTCAACTTGGGCTCCAATAACATGGATAATAACCAGTCGTCATCTACTTGTGGTGCTGGTGCAGCTGGTGGCAGTAGTACATCAGATCTCCAGCAAAGTATGCAGAATTTAAGCATTGATGATGGACGACATATAGGTGGCGCTAACAATGGGAATAATAGCACTGATTCTGAAGCTGCATTTGTTTTCAGAAGTGGTCCATGTGTTTCTAACTCTTTCCATGGCAATTTGGCAACTCTCATGGGTCAgaccaaaaatccaaattttcatgGGTTTTCTGATCCTGCAGAGAGTGGGAGTAGTTTCACGAAGTTTGAAGAGGCTCagttcatatttaaaaaaaatacaaatattgcCAGTGAGTCTACTGGAATTTCTAGCCACAAGCCATATATATTTCAAGCCAGTACTATTGAGAGTTCTGATATGGCTCAGTGCTCCGCTAATCCGGTGAATGATAATGCCCTTCCGGAGACTTTAGACGATAAAGAAAGGTTTAGCTTCATGAACACTTTGGATGGTTCAGGGGCATCTAATGGAGATTTTAGGGTTCCTGAGTGGGATCCTTCATCCTTCAAAGCAAATTTGTGTGaagatttgaaaattgaattcaatgaaAAGAGTAGATCAACAAAGTATAAAAAGTATAAGAAGAATGCAAAATCGAGGCAACCTTCTAAAGGAAACCTAACTACTGAAGAGCATCATGGGCTGGCTGAAAGCAATTACCAAGAAATGACGCAAGCTTCTGATTGCTATTCGCCCATGGATTTTTCCCCTTATCAAGAAGCTGTAGCAAATGAGCAGTGTTCCAGGCAGAGTTCTTCGGTGACAGTGGATGAGTCTGTTGCCTTCAGTAAAGAAAATGCAGCATTGGGATCAAGCTCAACAATGCCCACTACCGATGGACATATGGGTAGTTCAATGGAAAGATTGGTGAGTGATGAAGGTAATACGAAGTCTGGTGAGACTGTTTCAGGAGCTGAAGCTACTCACTTCAAGTCCAGCACTGATCATCCCTGTAGCACCTTTGGAGCTGCTGTTGCTTCAGCAGAAGATGGAAGTGTTTTCTTAAAAGCTGAGAATCAGGCTACTGATTATATGAAGCAGTCTGTGTTTGCTTCTAATCTGGATGAAGTAGATCATAAAAATTTTGCcttctcttcatcatcctctGCTCAGACTGGTTTACTGGGCAAAAAGCGGctgcacaaaaagaaaagtggagCAAAAAGTGAGAATTGTCCTTTTGTTATACCTCCATGTCCAGGTGCCGGGGATGGATCCTTCTCTTTTCAGCTTCCAAACTCTTCTGGTACTTCTTTCCCTTCAGACACAAAGCAAGGGCAGGAAGGAGGACATAGACAATTTCCAGAGAAAGAGCAGAACGTATCGAATTCAAACGAGAATGTTATCCAAGAAGCCTGTGAAAAGTGGCGAATCAG GGGAAATCAAGCTTATAAAAATGGGAAATTTTCCAGAGCAGAAGAGTATTACACGAAAGGTGTAAACTCAGTTCCTTCTGGTGAAGAATCAGGATGCTGCCTTAAGCCTCTTTTATTGTGCTACAGCAACCGTGCAGCTACTCGGATGTCTCTTGGAAGAATTAGGGAAGCTATTGGAGATTGCATCGCTGCTGCTACAATAGATCCTAACTTCCTCAAAGTTCAAATAAGAGCTGCAAA CTGTCATCTGATTCTAGGGGAAGTAGAAAATGCCTTGAACTATTTTAATAAGTGCTTGGCAACCGGGGCTGACATATGTTTGGATCGAAGGCTTGTGATAGAAGCTGCGGATGGCCTACAGAAGGCGCAG AAAGTGGCTGAATGTATAAGTCATTCTACTAAAAGTTTGGAAGAGAAGACATCTGATGCAGCAGAAAGAGCTCTAGAAATGCTTTCAGAGGCATTATCAATCAGTAAATTCTCAGAGAAACTGCTGGAAATGAAAGCAGAAGCATTGCATATG CTTCGGAAGTATGATGATGTTGTGAAGTTGTGTGAGCAGTCTTTAAAGTTTGCTGAAAAGAACTTCAGTGCATTAGGTGGGAACCTTTTGTCAGAGATGGTTGATTCTGACTGTGGAGGAAACTCAGCTGTTAGGCTTTGGAGGTTTTTCATGATGGCTAAGTCTTACTTTTGCCTGGGAAGGCTTGAGGAGGCTCTTGAGTTACTTGAGAAGATTGAGCAAACTGAATGTTATGGTGACAG gAACCAGGATAAGATTCTGAAATCATCGGCTTCACTATCTTCCACAATTCGTAGGCTGCTAAAGTGCAAG AATGCAGGAAACGAAGCCTTTCGATCAAGAAGTTATGCCGAGGCAATAGAGCATTACTCTATTGCTCTGTCAAGCAATATTGAATCACGACCTTTTGCAGCAATCTGCTTTTGTAACCGAGCTGCCGCACATCAAGCTATGGGCCAAATTGCTGATGCCATTGCAGATTGCAGTCTAGCCATTGCTCTCGATGGACATTATGCAAAG GCAGTTTCTAGAAGAGCAACCTTACATGAATTGATCAGAGACTATAAACAAGCAGCTAGTGATGTCCAGAGGTTTATATCCATTGTTGAAAATCAATCTTATCAAAAGACTAAAGCTTCTGGCACAGTGGCGGAGCCTGATAGCAGAAACAATGAATTGAGGAAAGCTAAGAAACGCTGGTCCTTAATAGAAGAGGAAGCAAAGAAAGGAACGCCATTGGATGTTTACCTCATTTT GGGAGTCAAACAATCCGAAACAGCAGCTGATATCAAGAAAGCATATCATAAAGCAGCCCTAAGGCATCATCCAGACAAG GCTGGTCAGTTTTTGGCAAGAAGTGAGAGTGGCAATGAGGGGCTGCTCTGGAAAGAAATTGCAACAGAGGTTCATGATAGTGCAGATcgtctttttaaaataattggagaAGCATATGCAGTACTATCAGACCCCTCAAAG cGAACAGAATATGATCTGGAAGAGGATATAAGAAAAGCCCACAAAGAGAGCAGCGTATACGGGGATTACAGGAGCCCCTCACATTTCCAAAGCTCTCCCTTTGAGAGAGGCTCCAGCAGGCGGAATTGGCAGGAGAATTGGAGGACACATGGTTATTCACGCCCCCGATGGTAA